One window of Arthrobacter oryzae genomic DNA carries:
- a CDS encoding formylglycine-generating enzyme family protein — MGDHHNEGYPTDGETPVHQVALGGFRMQTTTVTNAQFEKFVQATGYRTTAEQFGVSAVFYAAFQGQRSDIFNQAAGIPWWLAVKGADWQHPHGPASDLTGLDDHPVVHVSWDDATAYCQWAGTRLPTEAEWEYAARGGLQGKRLAWGDELTLDRAWNCNIWQGRFPHENSADDGYLTTAPVKTYRPNGYGLWQMAGNVWEWCRDWFETDYYSQTPLSDPHGPASGTRRVLRGGSYLCHDSYCNRYRVAARNSNTPQSTSGNIGFRVAADIG; from the coding sequence ATGGGAGACCACCATAACGAGGGCTACCCGACGGACGGGGAGACCCCCGTCCACCAGGTGGCATTGGGGGGTTTCCGTATGCAGACCACAACGGTCACCAACGCCCAGTTCGAGAAGTTCGTGCAGGCGACCGGCTACAGGACCACCGCAGAACAGTTCGGGGTCTCGGCCGTCTTCTACGCCGCCTTCCAGGGACAACGCAGCGACATCTTCAACCAGGCCGCCGGTATCCCCTGGTGGCTGGCCGTGAAAGGAGCCGACTGGCAACACCCCCACGGACCGGCATCTGACCTGACCGGGCTGGACGACCACCCGGTCGTCCACGTCTCCTGGGATGACGCAACCGCGTACTGTCAATGGGCCGGCACCCGTCTTCCCACCGAGGCCGAGTGGGAGTATGCCGCCCGCGGCGGCCTGCAGGGAAAACGCCTGGCGTGGGGAGATGAGCTGACCCTGGACCGGGCGTGGAACTGCAACATCTGGCAGGGCCGGTTCCCGCACGAGAACTCCGCCGACGACGGTTACCTCACCACCGCACCGGTGAAGACCTACCGACCTAACGGGTACGGACTGTGGCAGATGGCCGGCAATGTGTGGGAATGGTGCCGGGACTGGTTCGAGACGGACTACTATTCCCAGACCCCGCTTAGTGATCCCCACGGTCCGGCATCCGGCACCCGACGTGTGCTGCGGGGCGGGTCCTACCTGTGCCACGACTCCTACTGCAATCGCTACAGGGTCGCGGCCCGCAACTCCAACACCCCGCAATCCACCTCCGGCAACATCGGATTCCGAGTAGCCGCCGACATAGGGTGA
- a CDS encoding arylsulfatase yields the protein MKFSTTRNPGRLALASLPVGASVLLASSLAGCGIFSESTGQEITPAAQGQEQPNIMMILLDDLGYTDLGAYGSEIDTPHLNALTKESTQFTDFHASPLCAPTRAELMTGQDRHRVGLGSMEGLTPPGVPVTTPGYKGSLEGDFTGIAELLGDTGYNTYQVGKWHLGGEEGQTPQDLGFDQNFTLYDAGASYFSDGHRLFDRPVEPVDTVIHERNGERVDKLPDDFFSTRSYTDEMLQMVDQSLEADQPFFSYLAYTAPHDPLHVENEELIEQYLDVYMDKDFVDLRAERIQRMAELGLIDEGMETRWLDRTPEWESLTPLQQQDLAYRMATYAAVIHEADEQIGRVIDHLKDTGEYDNTLIAVVSDNGAAASTQANYLGFSTEKGWHDRAYPLIGDMEAYGQQGSFASIGLPWAQVSSGPYFQAKNTLFEGGTRVPAIVKAPGTNGDAAGRVVDTFAHITDLYPTFAEYAGADLASVGNLLGDSARPLLEGISETIGDDEFGWEHFGHRAYRSGDWKLVFAPEPMGGTGEYSLYNLAEDPGETTNLAADRLDVLDDLSHKWDQYAQENGVAVVDFEAVNKIAPAAADKWYVMDWAVEKNASETATNE from the coding sequence ATGAAATTTTCTACCACACGTAACCCTGGCCGTCTGGCTTTGGCGAGCCTGCCTGTAGGCGCCTCCGTTCTCCTTGCCTCCAGCCTCGCCGGTTGCGGAATTTTCTCAGAATCCACCGGACAGGAGATCACGCCTGCGGCACAGGGGCAGGAACAGCCGAACATCATGATGATCCTCTTGGATGACCTGGGGTATACCGACCTGGGTGCATATGGCAGCGAAATTGACACGCCGCACCTGAATGCCCTGACCAAGGAGAGTACTCAGTTCACCGATTTCCATGCCTCTCCCCTCTGTGCTCCCACGCGTGCAGAGCTCATGACCGGCCAGGACCGACACCGAGTCGGCTTGGGCTCCATGGAGGGTTTAACCCCGCCGGGAGTGCCCGTGACGACCCCGGGCTACAAGGGTAGCCTGGAGGGAGATTTCACCGGCATCGCGGAGCTGCTGGGCGACACCGGGTACAACACCTACCAGGTAGGCAAGTGGCACCTGGGAGGGGAAGAAGGCCAGACCCCCCAGGACCTCGGCTTCGACCAGAATTTCACCCTCTACGATGCTGGCGCCTCTTACTTCTCCGACGGGCACCGCCTCTTTGACAGGCCGGTGGAGCCGGTCGATACCGTCATTCATGAGCGCAACGGTGAGCGGGTCGACAAACTGCCGGACGATTTCTTTTCTACGCGTTCCTATACCGATGAAATGCTTCAGATGGTCGATCAGAGCCTGGAAGCTGACCAGCCGTTCTTCAGCTACCTCGCTTACACCGCTCCCCATGATCCCCTGCATGTGGAGAACGAAGAACTCATTGAGCAGTACCTAGACGTGTACATGGATAAAGACTTCGTAGACCTTCGAGCCGAACGTATCCAGCGTATGGCTGAACTCGGTCTCATCGACGAAGGCATGGAAACCCGGTGGCTGGATCGCACACCTGAATGGGAGTCCCTGACTCCCCTCCAGCAGCAGGATCTGGCCTACCGGATGGCCACCTACGCAGCGGTAATCCACGAGGCAGATGAACAAATTGGCCGGGTCATCGACCACCTCAAGGACACCGGCGAGTACGACAACACGCTGATCGCGGTGGTCAGCGACAACGGCGCAGCCGCCAGTACCCAGGCTAACTACCTCGGATTTAGCACTGAGAAAGGCTGGCACGACAGGGCTTACCCACTGATCGGGGACATGGAGGCATACGGTCAGCAGGGATCCTTCGCGTCCATCGGTCTCCCCTGGGCTCAAGTTTCATCCGGCCCCTACTTCCAGGCCAAGAACACCCTGTTTGAGGGCGGCACCCGGGTGCCGGCGATTGTCAAGGCCCCGGGAACCAACGGGGATGCCGCTGGACGGGTTGTCGATACGTTCGCCCATATCACCGATCTCTACCCCACCTTCGCCGAGTACGCCGGGGCCGACCTCGCCTCGGTCGGCAACCTCCTGGGTGATTCCGCCCGCCCACTGCTGGAGGGCATCTCGGAGACCATCGGGGATGATGAATTCGGCTGGGAACACTTCGGACACCGCGCCTACCGCTCCGGTGACTGGAAGCTGGTATTCGCCCCTGAACCCATGGGTGGCACGGGTGAGTACTCGCTGTACAACCTGGCCGAGGATCCAGGCGAGACTACTAACCTCGCAGCCGATCGCCTGGACGTCCTCGATGACCTGAGCCACAAATGGGACCAGTACGCCCAAGAGAACGGTGTCGCTGTGGTCGACTTTGAAGCGGTCAATAAAATCGCACCAGCTGCCGCTGACAAGTGGTACGTCATGGATTGGGCGGTTGAAAAGAATGCTTCGGAGACCGCCACCAATGAGTAG
- a CDS encoding Lrp/AsnC family transcriptional regulator, which produces MEQLDTLDRQIMAALVRNGRAPWRLIAEILGQQERTVARRGNKLLESGAIRINAFINPAAVSSRTSFLLRVQATPRELRRVCSWLADQDESSWVSALSGSNEAVAGVFLAPDTLADLLYHRLGKVDGIQSFTMMPLFEYFRTPSGWTPDVLTKQQYAALHSDEDGRLAGKAIDRAPLDETSRRLASLLHGNGRATLDELASELSVSKATVSRRLDAMTGSGTLFIRAVADLRALGFPVESLITITCADGSTRRQGEYLADLPVTRWAAASGDQLVAQVAVAALEDLGLLLADLQKRDGVTSAQSSIYAEIFKRSTLRYHNGIPEGPAAAA; this is translated from the coding sequence GTGGAGCAGCTTGATACGCTCGATCGGCAGATAATGGCCGCGCTCGTGCGCAATGGCCGCGCCCCGTGGCGGCTGATCGCCGAGATCCTCGGCCAACAGGAACGGACCGTGGCGCGCCGCGGAAACAAACTCCTCGAATCCGGGGCCATACGCATCAACGCCTTCATCAACCCAGCAGCAGTAAGTTCCCGTACCTCCTTCCTGCTCCGCGTGCAAGCAACTCCCAGGGAGCTGCGCCGAGTTTGTTCCTGGCTCGCTGACCAGGACGAGTCCTCGTGGGTCAGCGCCCTCTCTGGATCGAATGAGGCAGTGGCGGGAGTGTTCCTCGCCCCCGATACATTGGCCGACCTGCTATACCACCGCCTCGGAAAGGTGGACGGCATTCAGTCGTTCACCATGATGCCGTTGTTCGAGTACTTCCGCACCCCCTCAGGCTGGACGCCGGATGTTCTCACCAAACAACAGTACGCAGCGCTCCACTCGGACGAGGACGGCCGCCTCGCCGGCAAGGCGATCGACCGCGCTCCGCTCGATGAGACCAGCCGCAGGCTGGCCTCGCTGCTGCACGGCAATGGCCGGGCCACCTTGGACGAACTCGCTTCTGAACTGTCGGTCTCCAAAGCAACCGTCAGCCGACGGCTGGATGCGATGACCGGATCCGGAACCTTGTTCATCAGGGCCGTGGCGGACCTGAGAGCGTTGGGCTTCCCCGTCGAATCCCTGATCACGATCACCTGCGCGGACGGATCGACGCGCAGACAGGGGGAATACCTCGCCGACCTCCCCGTCACGCGCTGGGCCGCTGCCTCCGGCGACCAGCTCGTGGCACAGGTAGCGGTAGCCGCGCTGGAGGACCTCGGGTTGCTGCTGGCCGACCTCCAGAAACGCGACGGCGTGACCTCGGCCCAGTCCTCCATCTATGCGGAAATATTCAAGCGAAGCACCCTGCGCTACCACAATGGAATTCCGGAAGGGCCCGCGGCGGCAGCCTAA
- a CDS encoding amidohydrolase has translation MTTTTTTTTTTTTSTSVRLTAAIEVPESFVDEYITVYEHLHAHPELSGQEFETAAYIEDRLADLEIESFRCGVTGVVAVLRNGDGPVVGFRADTDGLPIAEQTGLAYSSEATVTQPDGAAIPVMHGCGHDTHVAAALALANVLTERRELWAGTLVLIFQPGEETAHGARAMINDGLWDRAPKPEVVLAQHVLPAAKGTLFIRDGHMATLADSWKITVHGRQAHGSQPEKSIDPIVTASAMVLRLQTIVSRELAPSTPAVITVGTFHAGLKENIIPDTAEFSINVRTPDEGTRATVLAAIRRIISAEAAASAAPEPTISELNNFPRCYNDPAATGRIIEAFTADFGTDALTEAPLGMASEDAGWLSDAIGVPGVYWAFGAFTPELFQDGATPAGNHSPFFAPDAHAAVVGGTSAALSGVLAYLGRN, from the coding sequence ATGACCACCACCACCACCACCACCACCACCACCACCACGAGTACGAGTGTGCGGCTGACGGCCGCCATAGAAGTTCCTGAATCATTTGTGGACGAATACATCACCGTGTACGAGCACCTGCACGCCCATCCCGAACTGTCGGGCCAGGAATTCGAGACCGCCGCCTACATCGAAGACCGCCTAGCAGACCTGGAGATTGAATCCTTCCGCTGCGGGGTCACCGGGGTAGTGGCTGTCCTCAGGAACGGAGACGGGCCAGTCGTCGGCTTCAGGGCCGACACCGACGGACTGCCCATCGCCGAACAGACAGGCCTGGCTTACTCCAGCGAGGCAACTGTCACGCAGCCGGACGGTGCCGCGATCCCTGTGATGCACGGTTGCGGGCATGACACCCACGTCGCGGCAGCACTCGCACTTGCCAACGTCCTCACGGAACGCAGGGAACTGTGGGCGGGTACCCTGGTCCTGATCTTCCAGCCCGGCGAGGAGACCGCACACGGCGCCAGGGCAATGATCAATGACGGCCTGTGGGACCGGGCGCCAAAACCCGAGGTGGTGCTGGCCCAGCACGTCTTGCCCGCGGCCAAAGGCACGCTCTTCATCCGGGACGGGCACATGGCCACCCTGGCAGACTCCTGGAAGATCACAGTTCACGGCCGGCAGGCACACGGCTCGCAGCCGGAGAAATCAATTGATCCCATCGTTACCGCCTCCGCCATGGTCCTTCGGCTCCAGACCATCGTCTCGCGCGAACTGGCACCGTCCACGCCTGCCGTTATCACCGTGGGCACGTTCCACGCGGGCCTGAAGGAAAACATCATCCCCGACACTGCGGAGTTTTCCATCAACGTCCGGACACCGGATGAAGGCACACGCGCCACCGTCCTCGCAGCAATCCGCCGGATCATCTCGGCCGAAGCCGCTGCCTCCGCAGCCCCCGAACCAACCATCTCGGAACTGAACAACTTCCCCCGCTGCTATAATGATCCGGCGGCCACGGGCCGCATCATCGAAGCGTTCACGGCAGACTTCGGCACGGACGCCCTGACCGAAGCTCCGCTCGGGATGGCTTCCGAAGATGCGGGCTGGCTCAGCGACGCCATCGGCGTCCCGGGTGTCTACTGGGCCTTTGGCGCCTTCACCCCGGAACTCTTCCAGGACGGCGCAACGCCTGCCGGCAACCATTCGCCGTTCTTCGCTCCGGACGCGCACGCCGCCGTCGTCGGAGGAACAAGTGCAGCACTTTCCGGAGTGCTAGCCTATCTGGGCCGGAACTGA
- a CDS encoding DUF5058 family protein, with translation MAVAAVDPSSTDITPLIHHPVLWAAAVGVFAVIILQSVIYFRAIRKAAPAVSLTPAQVRSSVRSGAVAAIGPSLAVALIAVSLLPLFGTPAVLARIGLVGSAAFDVAAAGISAGTQGAQLGGPTYTQKIFALAFAAMTIGGLAWMLSALILTPILSKGDAKLRKVNPAVMAVVPTAALLGAFFTLTFTEVVKSPAHLVSMIVSAAAMGACLLLAHRLRRPWLREWGLGLAIIVALAAAFFMTAA, from the coding sequence GTGGCTGTTGCAGCTGTCGATCCAAGTTCCACAGACATCACCCCCCTCATTCACCATCCCGTCCTTTGGGCTGCGGCAGTGGGAGTCTTCGCAGTGATCATCCTCCAGTCGGTCATCTACTTCAGGGCCATCCGGAAAGCGGCGCCGGCCGTCAGCCTCACGCCGGCCCAGGTCCGCAGCTCAGTTCGGTCCGGTGCTGTTGCCGCCATCGGGCCGTCGCTCGCCGTGGCGCTGATTGCAGTGTCTCTGCTCCCGCTTTTCGGTACACCCGCGGTGCTGGCCCGGATCGGCCTGGTCGGTTCGGCGGCGTTCGACGTCGCGGCCGCCGGAATTTCCGCAGGCACGCAGGGAGCGCAACTGGGCGGACCCACCTATACCCAGAAGATTTTTGCCCTTGCCTTCGCTGCCATGACCATCGGCGGGCTCGCCTGGATGCTCTCGGCACTGATCCTCACACCCATCCTGAGCAAGGGGGACGCGAAACTCCGCAAAGTCAATCCGGCAGTCATGGCCGTTGTCCCCACCGCCGCACTGCTGGGCGCGTTCTTCACCCTGACCTTCACCGAGGTGGTCAAGTCCCCCGCGCACCTGGTGAGCATGATCGTGTCAGCGGCGGCGATGGGAGCGTGCCTCCTGCTGGCCCACCGGCTGCGGCGCCCCTGGCTCCGCGAGTGGGGGCTGGGGCTCGCCATTATCGTGGCGCTTGCCGCCGCATTTTTCATGACCGCAGCCTGA
- a CDS encoding oxidoreductase has product MENRARFALEVVRAVREQVGPDFPVLYRLSVEEPYEGGLSLEDGLAFCQMLEEYVDALDVSAGNYDTADILLSMVPPGNLLHYAK; this is encoded by the coding sequence TTGGAAAATCGGGCCCGATTCGCCCTCGAAGTGGTCCGGGCGGTACGCGAACAGGTCGGTCCCGACTTCCCGGTGCTTTACCGGCTGAGTGTCGAGGAGCCGTACGAGGGCGGGCTCTCCCTGGAGGACGGGCTGGCGTTCTGCCAGATGCTGGAGGAGTACGTCGATGCGCTGGACGTGTCGGCCGGCAACTACGACACAGCGGACATTCTCCTGTCCATGGTCCCCCCGGGCAACCTCCTGCACTATGCCAAATAA
- a CDS encoding FAD-dependent oxidoreductase, with protein MKKRVSVPVIGVGRLVWLLDELNDDVAAGELDFVAMGRAGLADPTIVEKTRRGETSNIRRCLAVKECISRWMFNGQHTQCVINPALSQEKRAAEARRLAVLTKRVLIVGAGPAGCEAAILAAERGHEVTLADRRAPEAKELTVHGDTETAMFAALWLAEQDRKVTLSSPSADIGLDTNDMQRNHLRGLLAARNVTVLTDQPDPAG; from the coding sequence GTGAAAAAGCGGGTCTCCGTACCCGTCATCGGCGTGGGGCGTTTGGTCTGGCTGCTGGACGAGCTCAACGACGACGTCGCCGCCGGGGAACTGGACTTCGTCGCCATGGGACGAGCGGGCCTGGCCGATCCCACGATCGTCGAAAAGACTCGGCGTGGTGAAACGTCAAACATTCGCCGCTGCCTGGCCGTCAAAGAGTGCATCTCACGGTGGATGTTCAACGGTCAGCACACCCAGTGCGTCATTAACCCGGCACTGTCTCAGGAAAAGCGGGCCGCCGAGGCCCGCCGGCTGGCCGTCCTCACCAAGCGGGTCCTGATTGTTGGAGCCGGCCCGGCCGGATGCGAGGCCGCCATCCTGGCCGCCGAGCGCGGCCATGAAGTGACGCTGGCCGACCGCCGTGCCCCGGAAGCGAAGGAGTTGACTGTGCACGGGGACACTGAGACCGCGATGTTCGCCGCCCTGTGGCTGGCCGAGCAGGACCGGAAGGTTACGCTCAGTTCTCCCAGCGCCGACATCGGACTCGACACCAACGACATGCAGCGCAACCACCTGAGGGGGCTGCTCGCCGCCCGGAACGTCACCGTTCTCACCGACCAGCCTGACCCCGCCGGGTAG
- a CDS encoding VOC family protein — protein MTIRAIEHIGITAPDLQQATRFFADALGAEKVYEMLDEPLAGPAVEPGLGIPTGARIEAIRMLRLGEGPNLELFTYSGTTQRDPVVPSDYGLQHFCVYVDDIEEAAARLEKAGGQLLSQPGDLPGGDAGEGNRYLYARTPWGSTVELVTYPSAQAYESRTSLHRWRPARESNNVRQEK, from the coding sequence ATGACTATTCGCGCAATTGAGCACATCGGTATCACAGCGCCGGACCTTCAGCAGGCAACCCGCTTCTTCGCCGACGCTCTCGGCGCCGAAAAGGTCTATGAAATGCTCGACGAACCACTGGCAGGCCCCGCCGTCGAGCCCGGCCTGGGTATCCCCACAGGGGCAAGGATCGAGGCAATACGCATGCTTCGACTCGGCGAAGGACCCAATCTGGAGCTGTTCACGTACTCCGGGACAACCCAGCGCGACCCTGTAGTGCCGAGCGACTACGGCCTCCAGCACTTCTGCGTCTACGTAGACGACATCGAGGAGGCCGCCGCCCGGTTGGAAAAGGCCGGCGGGCAGCTGCTGAGCCAGCCCGGCGATCTTCCTGGAGGCGATGCAGGCGAGGGCAACCGGTATCTCTACGCCCGCACCCCGTGGGGCAGCACAGTGGAACTCGTAACCTACCCATCTGCTCAGGCCTACGAATCGAGAACATCCCTGCACCGGTGGCGTCCGGCCAGGGAATCCAACAATGTCCGTCAGGAAAAATGA
- a CDS encoding Fic family protein, whose translation MSDWPAHGSMVMPWKSQGRPPREDREFTEVTVSVPPKIAECWFEPGRETIVALEEAAVAVASLDVTAGSRMAAISGFLLRSEAVSSSKIEQVDANRNDYAKAMIGLKASDNAKSMVAAAEAVQTMIADAGTTGEIRMEAILAAHHALMRDDPGDAAYAGKIRHVQNWIGGSDYSPRGAIHVPPPPELVSDLMDDLMAFCNRTDVPIMAQAAIAHAQFESIHPFTDGNGRIGRALIGAISRRRRLTKNTVTPIASAMVADVDKYFSLVNNYRDGAADPFVLYLARSAVHASEAAAESVKALDALPGMWLELARPRKNSADEKIIPWLLERPVFEAHSAAYVAGVEERSVYGALERLTKAGVITQITTTQRNRAWAATEVLDEVDRLNARLAQVEASS comes from the coding sequence GTGAGCGATTGGCCGGCACACGGCAGCATGGTTATGCCCTGGAAATCCCAGGGCAGGCCGCCGCGGGAGGACCGTGAATTCACCGAAGTTACGGTGTCTGTGCCCCCCAAAATCGCCGAGTGCTGGTTCGAGCCAGGACGCGAGACGATCGTTGCTCTGGAAGAGGCTGCTGTCGCTGTCGCTTCACTCGATGTAACGGCCGGTTCCAGGATGGCTGCCATCAGTGGCTTTCTGCTGCGTAGCGAGGCGGTGTCCTCCTCGAAAATCGAACAGGTCGACGCCAACCGGAACGATTATGCCAAGGCCATGATCGGGCTCAAGGCAAGTGACAATGCCAAGTCCATGGTTGCCGCTGCCGAGGCTGTGCAGACGATGATTGCCGACGCGGGAACGACCGGCGAGATCAGGATGGAAGCCATACTCGCAGCCCATCATGCCCTGATGCGGGATGATCCGGGCGATGCGGCCTATGCGGGCAAGATCCGACATGTGCAGAACTGGATCGGCGGCAGCGACTACTCGCCACGGGGTGCCATCCACGTCCCGCCTCCGCCAGAGCTGGTGTCAGATCTCATGGACGACCTGATGGCCTTTTGCAATCGGACCGACGTTCCGATCATGGCCCAGGCAGCAATCGCCCACGCCCAATTCGAATCCATCCACCCTTTCACCGATGGCAATGGCCGCATTGGCCGGGCCTTAATCGGCGCGATCTCGCGGCGCCGAAGACTTACCAAAAACACTGTCACGCCTATTGCCTCAGCCATGGTTGCTGACGTGGACAAGTACTTCAGCCTGGTCAATAACTACCGAGACGGTGCAGCTGATCCGTTCGTCCTGTACCTGGCCCGGTCTGCCGTCCACGCGTCCGAAGCGGCAGCCGAGTCCGTTAAAGCCTTGGACGCCCTGCCGGGTATGTGGCTGGAGCTTGCCCGCCCCAGAAAGAATTCCGCCGACGAGAAGATAATCCCCTGGCTGCTGGAACGGCCCGTCTTCGAAGCGCACAGCGCCGCGTACGTCGCCGGCGTCGAGGAGAGGTCCGTCTACGGCGCCCTCGAACGTTTGACCAAGGCCGGGGTCATCACCCAAATCACCACCACGCAGAGGAACCGTGCCTGGGCGGCCACGGAGGTACTCGACGAGGTGGACAGGCTAAACGCTCGATTGGCACAGGTGGAGGCCAGCTCCTGA
- a CDS encoding TetR/AcrR family transcriptional regulator has translation MTETATSAVAKEPRRGRPRGSYAKTEGRRQEILTAAFEVFSTSGYRAGSIQDIADKIGLTKTGLLHHFPSKEALLEAVLTLRDEDSWTVAGMVTDNGVDTLNGIVRLVQNNTTVPGLVALHCVLSAESTDPTHPAHEYFQRRYNWVREVGTAAFSDLDRRGQLRKGVVPAAAARQLVALMDGLQVQWLLDNDSVDMAGELKAFLRAITTEEF, from the coding sequence ATGACAGAAACAGCGACAAGTGCTGTCGCAAAAGAGCCACGCCGCGGGCGGCCCCGCGGAAGCTACGCCAAGACGGAGGGACGGCGCCAGGAGATCCTGACGGCCGCATTCGAGGTTTTCTCAACTTCCGGGTACAGGGCCGGGTCCATCCAGGACATTGCTGACAAGATCGGCCTCACCAAAACCGGCCTCCTCCACCATTTCCCCAGCAAAGAGGCACTCCTGGAGGCCGTTCTCACCCTTCGCGATGAGGACTCCTGGACGGTGGCCGGGATGGTGACCGACAACGGCGTCGATACGCTGAACGGCATAGTCCGGCTGGTGCAGAACAACACGACGGTACCTGGACTGGTTGCACTCCATTGCGTTTTGTCAGCCGAGTCGACGGACCCGACGCACCCCGCTCATGAGTACTTTCAACGACGCTACAACTGGGTCAGGGAAGTTGGCACTGCAGCGTTTTCGGACCTGGATCGGCGTGGTCAGCTGCGGAAGGGCGTGGTACCGGCAGCAGCAGCGCGGCAGCTTGTTGCCCTCATGGATGGCCTGCAAGTGCAGTGGCTTCTCGACAACGACTCAGTGGATATGGCGGGCGAATTGAAGGCCTTCCTGCGAGCCATCACCACAGAGGAATTCTAG
- a CDS encoding ABC transporter substrate-binding protein: protein MAPKSFAAADSDFANVSPFYQAVYDTLLRMEPDGTLVPMLASEWTYNEDNTVLTLKLRDDVKFTDGTAFNAAAAKQNLERFKAGTSADAQFLAALQTAEAIDPTTLKLTLSAPDPAFLGYLSKDASFMQSPASFGNADIATNPVGSGPYILDTAATVTGTSYTYKTNPDYWDKDLIHYDNLVLNVYPEQTSLLSAVKSGTLNGSLIDIAMVQEAEAAGYKNNAFEGNWVGLMLFDRAGTTNPALKDIRVRQALNYAFDTKSLLDAVNQGRGTPTTQVFPPSSDAYDESLDSRYAYDPAKAKALLAEAGYANGFSLQMPSTPLVNSSIFALITQQLKDVGVTVETIDAGNNFIADLLAAKYAASYMILEQQSDWQLINMKIAPNSAWNPYKYADPKVDELLKKVNLGSEDEQKSAAKELNKYIVEQAWFAPWYRPQNSFVTDAKTKVELQTGNVYPYIWSFTPAA, encoded by the coding sequence ATGGCGCCAAAATCTTTCGCGGCTGCGGACTCTGACTTCGCCAACGTGTCGCCCTTCTATCAGGCGGTCTACGACACTCTTCTCCGCATGGAGCCGGACGGCACCCTCGTTCCGATGCTGGCGAGCGAGTGGACATACAACGAGGACAACACCGTCCTGACCCTGAAGCTACGCGACGATGTGAAGTTCACCGACGGCACCGCGTTCAATGCGGCCGCCGCCAAGCAGAACCTTGAGCGATTCAAGGCGGGAACATCAGCAGACGCGCAGTTCCTGGCCGCCCTGCAGACCGCGGAGGCAATCGACCCCACCACGCTGAAGCTGACCCTGTCCGCTCCGGACCCGGCGTTCCTGGGCTACCTGTCCAAGGATGCGTCCTTTATGCAGAGCCCCGCTTCCTTCGGCAATGCGGACATCGCCACCAACCCCGTCGGCTCCGGGCCGTACATCCTGGACACCGCCGCCACAGTGACCGGCACGTCCTACACCTACAAGACCAACCCGGATTACTGGGATAAGGACCTGATCCACTATGACAACCTCGTCCTGAACGTCTACCCCGAACAGACCTCATTGCTGAGCGCTGTCAAGTCCGGGACGCTCAATGGCTCCCTCATTGACATTGCAATGGTCCAGGAAGCTGAAGCTGCTGGCTACAAGAACAATGCATTCGAAGGCAACTGGGTCGGCCTGATGCTCTTTGACCGTGCGGGTACAACCAACCCAGCCCTTAAGGACATCCGCGTCCGGCAGGCCTTGAACTATGCCTTCGACACGAAGTCCCTGTTGGATGCCGTGAACCAAGGCCGCGGCACACCCACCACCCAAGTATTCCCGCCGTCCTCGGACGCTTACGACGAGTCCCTGGACTCCCGCTACGCCTATGACCCTGCCAAGGCGAAAGCGCTCCTGGCAGAAGCCGGCTACGCAAACGGGTTTAGCCTGCAGATGCCGTCGACACCGCTCGTCAACAGCTCGATTTTCGCGTTGATCACCCAGCAACTCAAGGACGTCGGAGTCACCGTCGAGACCATCGACGCCGGCAACAACTTCATTGCCGACCTGTTGGCAGCAAAATATGCCGCAAGTTACATGATTCTGGAGCAACAGTCGGACTGGCAGCTGATCAACATGAAAATTGCTCCGAACTCGGCTTGGAACCCCTACAAATACGCCGATCCCAAGGTCGACGAACTGCTGAAGAAAGTCAACCTGGGTTCCGAGGACGAGCAGAAGTCCGCGGCCAAGGAGCTGAACAAGTACATCGTGGAACAGGCCTGGTTTGCTCCGTGGTACCGCCCGCAGAACAGCTTTGTGACTGACGCCAAGACCAAGGTGGAACTTCAGACGGGCAACGTCTACCCCTACATCTGGTCCTTCACCCCCGCCGCCTAG